From Glycine max cultivar Williams 82 chromosome 11, Glycine_max_v4.0, whole genome shotgun sequence, the proteins below share one genomic window:
- the LOC100802919 gene encoding protein TIC 62, chloroplastic isoform X1 yields MDNITNTIKFKTIHIFILLFSFPDIILLASPMEAFSVQSLTATTIPTSSLSRRAATDKPSATSHVNLSHFTRYPCTTKHKIRCTRAQASGSTKSCTGTAEGISEKTDSKDDNLVFVAGATGRVGSRTVRELIKLGFRVRAGVRSAQRAGALVQSVEQLKLDGANGGVQAVEKLEIVECDLEKPETIGSALGNASTVICSIGASEKEVFDITGPFRIDYLATKNLIDAATVTKVNHFILVTSLGTNKIGFPAAILNLFWGVLVWKRKAEEALLASGLPYTIVRPGGMERPTDAFKETHNITLSTEDTLFGGLVSNLQIAELLAVMAKNRDLSYCKIVEAIAETTSPLTPMEGLLARIPSQRPYISSPKKPDIAVVSIPDPPANVVAKEPKVATQQETAQPKPVANQPLSPYIVYDDLKPPSSPSPSQPGGGKQTKISETVPQPSASDTPSSVLGVDGDSQTTSSSKVEKPLSPYVVYPDLKPPTSPSPNAPTVSVSTPAAAGVPKIDTISSNGPAQLSTADEPKKEHLPEPKSTPLSPYTMYEDLKPPASPSPSFRNS; encoded by the exons ATGGATAACATAACAAACACGATCAAATTCAAAACTATTCACATCTTCATATTATTATTCTCATTCCCAGATATCATCCTTCTAGCTTCTCCTATGGAGGCTTTCTCCGTACAGTCACTCACCGCAACCACCATTCCCACCTCCTCTCTGTCACGTAGAGCTGCCACTGACAAACCTTCGGCCACCTCCCATGTTAACCTTTCCCATTTCACAAGGTACCCTTGTACCACAAAGCACAAAATTCGTTGCACCAGAGCTCAAGCTTcag GTTCAACAAAATCTTGTACGGGTACTGCTGAGGGGATTTCTGAGAAAACAGATTCCAAGGATGACAACTTAGTATTTGTTGCTGGTGCTACTGGTAGAGTTGGTTCACGGACAGTGAG GGAGCTTATAAAGCTTGGATTTAGAGTCAGAGCCGGAGTGCGGAGTGCTCAGAGGGCCGGTGCATTAGTTCAG AGTGTTGAACAATTGAAGCTTGATGGTGCAAATGGAGGGGTACAAG CTGtagagaagcttgaaattgtgGAATGTGATTTGGAGAAACCAGAAACAATTGGATCGGCGTTAGGGAATGCATCAACAGTTATATGTAGCATTGGTGCCAGTGAGAAGGAAGTTTTTGACATCACTGGACCCTTTCGAATAGATTATCTGGCCACCAAAAATCTAATTGATGCTG CAACTGTTACCAAAGTAAATCACTTCATATTGGTTACTTCACTGGGAACAAACAAAATTGGCTTTCCTGCAGCTATCCTCAA TTTGTTTTGGGGAGTCCTAGTTTGGAAAAGGAAGGCAGAAGAAGCACTGCTGGCCAGTGGACTTCCATACACA ATAGTGAGACCTGGAGGTATGGAGCGGCCTACTGATGCTTTCAAGGAAACTCATAATATAACCCTATCAACGGAAGATACTTTATTTGGGGGTCTGGTGTCAAACCTTCAG ATTGCTGAACTCTTGGCAGTCATGGCCAAGAATCGTGATCTTTCATATTGTAAAATAGTGGAGGCAATTGCAGAGACAACTTCACCGCTGACTCCCATGGAGGGACTTCTTGCAAGGATACCTTCTCAACGCCCTTACATTTCTTCACCCAAG AAACCAGATATTGCAGTTGTCAGCATTCCAGATCCCCCTGCAAATGTTGTGGCTAAGGAACCTAAAGTAGCCACTCAACAAGAAACTGCACAACCTAAACCAGTGGCAAATCAGCCACTTTCTCCCTATATTGT TTATGATGATTTGAAGCCACCATCATCTCCTTCTCCATCTCAGCCTGGTGGTGGGAAACAAACGAAGATCAGTGAGACAGTGCCACAACCAAGTGCTTCTGATACTCCAAGTAGTGTGCTGGGAGTAGATGGCGACTCTCAGACAACATCGTCATCTAAAGTGGAGAAGCCTCTTTCTCCTTATGTAGT ATATCCTGACTTAAAGCCTCCCACGTCACCATCTCCTAATGCACCAACTGTATCAGTTTCCACACCTGCTGCAGCTGGGGTGCCAAAGATAGACACAATATCAAGCAATGGACCAGCCCAACTTTCGACAGCAGATGAACCAAAGAAAGAACATCTCCCTGAACCCAAGTCAACACCACTTTCACCTTATACCAT GTATGAGGACTTGAAGCCTCCTGCATCACCATCACCTTCCTTCAGAAATTCTTAG
- the LOC100802919 gene encoding protein TIC 62, chloroplastic isoform X3, producing MDNITNTIKFKTIHIFILLFSFPDIILLASPMEAFSVQSLTATTIPTSSLSRRAATDKPSATSHVNLSHFTRYPCTTKHKIRCTRAQASGSTKSCTGTAEGISEKTDSKDDNLVFVAGATGRVGSRTVRELIKLGFRVRAGVRSAQRAGALVQSVEQLKLDGANGGVQAVEKLEIVECDLEKPETIGSALGNASTVICSIGASEKEVFDITGPFRIDYLATKNLIDAATVTKVNHFILVTSLGTNKIGFPAAILNLFWGVLVWKRKAEEALLASGLPYTIVRPGGMERPTDAFKETHNITLSTEDTLFGGLVSNLQIAELLAVMAKNRDLSYCKIVEAIAETTSPLTPMEGLLARIPSQRPYISSPKKPDIAVVSIPDPPANVVAKEPKVATQQETAQPKPVANQPLSPYIVYDDLKPPSSPSPSQPGGGKQTKISETVPQPSASDTPSSVLGVDGDSQTTSSSKVEKPLSPYVVPQYDFLVP from the exons ATGGATAACATAACAAACACGATCAAATTCAAAACTATTCACATCTTCATATTATTATTCTCATTCCCAGATATCATCCTTCTAGCTTCTCCTATGGAGGCTTTCTCCGTACAGTCACTCACCGCAACCACCATTCCCACCTCCTCTCTGTCACGTAGAGCTGCCACTGACAAACCTTCGGCCACCTCCCATGTTAACCTTTCCCATTTCACAAGGTACCCTTGTACCACAAAGCACAAAATTCGTTGCACCAGAGCTCAAGCTTcag GTTCAACAAAATCTTGTACGGGTACTGCTGAGGGGATTTCTGAGAAAACAGATTCCAAGGATGACAACTTAGTATTTGTTGCTGGTGCTACTGGTAGAGTTGGTTCACGGACAGTGAG GGAGCTTATAAAGCTTGGATTTAGAGTCAGAGCCGGAGTGCGGAGTGCTCAGAGGGCCGGTGCATTAGTTCAG AGTGTTGAACAATTGAAGCTTGATGGTGCAAATGGAGGGGTACAAG CTGtagagaagcttgaaattgtgGAATGTGATTTGGAGAAACCAGAAACAATTGGATCGGCGTTAGGGAATGCATCAACAGTTATATGTAGCATTGGTGCCAGTGAGAAGGAAGTTTTTGACATCACTGGACCCTTTCGAATAGATTATCTGGCCACCAAAAATCTAATTGATGCTG CAACTGTTACCAAAGTAAATCACTTCATATTGGTTACTTCACTGGGAACAAACAAAATTGGCTTTCCTGCAGCTATCCTCAA TTTGTTTTGGGGAGTCCTAGTTTGGAAAAGGAAGGCAGAAGAAGCACTGCTGGCCAGTGGACTTCCATACACA ATAGTGAGACCTGGAGGTATGGAGCGGCCTACTGATGCTTTCAAGGAAACTCATAATATAACCCTATCAACGGAAGATACTTTATTTGGGGGTCTGGTGTCAAACCTTCAG ATTGCTGAACTCTTGGCAGTCATGGCCAAGAATCGTGATCTTTCATATTGTAAAATAGTGGAGGCAATTGCAGAGACAACTTCACCGCTGACTCCCATGGAGGGACTTCTTGCAAGGATACCTTCTCAACGCCCTTACATTTCTTCACCCAAG AAACCAGATATTGCAGTTGTCAGCATTCCAGATCCCCCTGCAAATGTTGTGGCTAAGGAACCTAAAGTAGCCACTCAACAAGAAACTGCACAACCTAAACCAGTGGCAAATCAGCCACTTTCTCCCTATATTGT TTATGATGATTTGAAGCCACCATCATCTCCTTCTCCATCTCAGCCTGGTGGTGGGAAACAAACGAAGATCAGTGAGACAGTGCCACAACCAAGTGCTTCTGATACTCCAAGTAGTGTGCTGGGAGTAGATGGCGACTCTCAGACAACATCGTCATCTAAAGTGGAGAAGCCTCTTTCTCCTTATGTAGT CCCTCAGTATGATTTTCTTGTTCCCTGA
- the LOC100802397 gene encoding protein TIC 62, chloroplastic gives MEAFSVQSLITVTIPSSLSCREATEKPFASHVNLSHFTSQAVEKLEIVECDLEKPETIGSALGNASTVICSIGASEKGIWKRKEEATLLASGLPYTVSDRPGNMHEAQHGRPQRKVIAETNAPPTPMEKLLAKIPSQRPYISSPKEPDIAAVSVPDPSANVVAVVATQKETALPKPVTNQPLSPYTVYDDLKPPSSPSPSQPGDGKQTKISETVPKPSALDSPSSVLGVHGISQTTSLSEMEKPLFPYVAYPDLKPPTSSPNASTIPFSTSAGDGVPEIATVSSNGPAQLSIADEPKEEHLPEPKSRSLSPYTT, from the exons ATGGAGGCTTTCTCCGTACAGTCACTTATCACAGTCACCATTCCCTCCTCTTTGTCATGTAGAGAAGCCACTGAGAAACCTTTTGCCTCCCATGTCAACCTTTCCCATTTCACGAG TCAAGCTGtagagaagcttgaaattgtgGAATGTGATTTGGAGAAACCTGAAACAATTGGATCTGCATTAGGGAATGCATCAACAGTGATATGTAGCATTGGTGCCAGTGAGAAGGGA ATTtggaaaaggaaggaagaagcAACATTGCTAGCCAGTGGACTTCCATACACAGTGAGTGATAGACCAGGCAACATGCATGAAGCCCAGCACGGAAGGCCTCAGAGGAAG GTAATTGCAGAGACAAATGCACCACCAACTCCCATGGAGAAACTTCTTGCAAAGATACCTTCTCAACGCCCTTACATTTCTTCACCCAAG GAACCGGATATTGCAGCTGTCAGTGTTCCAGATCCCTCGGCTAATGTTGTGGCTGT CGTTGCCACTCAGAAAGAAACTGCACTACCTAAACCAGTGACAAATCAGCCACTTTCTCCCTATACTGT CTATGATGATTTAAAGCCGCCATCATCTCCTTCTCCATCTCAGCCTGGTGATGGGAAACAAACAAAGATCAGTGAGACAGTGCCAAAACCAAGTGCTTTAGATTCTCCAAGTAGCGTGCTAGGAGTACATGGCATCTCTCAGACAACATCTTTATCTGAAATGGAGAAGCCTCTTTTTCCTTATGTAGC ATATCCTGACTTAAAGCCTCCAACATCATCTCCTAATGCATCAACTATACCATTTTCCACATCTGCTGGTGACGGGGTGCCAGAGATAGCCACAGTTTCAAGCAATGGACCAGCCCAACTTTCAATAGCAGATGAACCAAAGGAAGAACATCTCCCAGAACCCAAGTCAAGATCACTCTCACCTTATACCACGTGA
- the LOC100802919 gene encoding protein TIC 62, chloroplastic isoform X2 yields MDNITNTIKFKTIHIFILLFSFPDIILLASPMEAFSVQSLTATTIPTSSLSRRAATDKPSATSHVNLSHFTRYPCTTKHKIRCTRAQASGSTKSCTGTAEGISEKTDSKDDNLVFVAGATGRVGSRTVRELIKLGFRVRAGVRSAQRAGALVQSVEQLKLDGANGGVQEKLEIVECDLEKPETIGSALGNASTVICSIGASEKEVFDITGPFRIDYLATKNLIDAATVTKVNHFILVTSLGTNKIGFPAAILNLFWGVLVWKRKAEEALLASGLPYTIVRPGGMERPTDAFKETHNITLSTEDTLFGGLVSNLQIAELLAVMAKNRDLSYCKIVEAIAETTSPLTPMEGLLARIPSQRPYISSPKKPDIAVVSIPDPPANVVAKEPKVATQQETAQPKPVANQPLSPYIVYDDLKPPSSPSPSQPGGGKQTKISETVPQPSASDTPSSVLGVDGDSQTTSSSKVEKPLSPYVVYPDLKPPTSPSPNAPTVSVSTPAAAGVPKIDTISSNGPAQLSTADEPKKEHLPEPKSTPLSPYTMYEDLKPPASPSPSFRNS; encoded by the exons ATGGATAACATAACAAACACGATCAAATTCAAAACTATTCACATCTTCATATTATTATTCTCATTCCCAGATATCATCCTTCTAGCTTCTCCTATGGAGGCTTTCTCCGTACAGTCACTCACCGCAACCACCATTCCCACCTCCTCTCTGTCACGTAGAGCTGCCACTGACAAACCTTCGGCCACCTCCCATGTTAACCTTTCCCATTTCACAAGGTACCCTTGTACCACAAAGCACAAAATTCGTTGCACCAGAGCTCAAGCTTcag GTTCAACAAAATCTTGTACGGGTACTGCTGAGGGGATTTCTGAGAAAACAGATTCCAAGGATGACAACTTAGTATTTGTTGCTGGTGCTACTGGTAGAGTTGGTTCACGGACAGTGAG GGAGCTTATAAAGCTTGGATTTAGAGTCAGAGCCGGAGTGCGGAGTGCTCAGAGGGCCGGTGCATTAGTTCAG AGTGTTGAACAATTGAAGCTTGATGGTGCAAATGGAGGGGTACAAG agaagcttgaaattgtgGAATGTGATTTGGAGAAACCAGAAACAATTGGATCGGCGTTAGGGAATGCATCAACAGTTATATGTAGCATTGGTGCCAGTGAGAAGGAAGTTTTTGACATCACTGGACCCTTTCGAATAGATTATCTGGCCACCAAAAATCTAATTGATGCTG CAACTGTTACCAAAGTAAATCACTTCATATTGGTTACTTCACTGGGAACAAACAAAATTGGCTTTCCTGCAGCTATCCTCAA TTTGTTTTGGGGAGTCCTAGTTTGGAAAAGGAAGGCAGAAGAAGCACTGCTGGCCAGTGGACTTCCATACACA ATAGTGAGACCTGGAGGTATGGAGCGGCCTACTGATGCTTTCAAGGAAACTCATAATATAACCCTATCAACGGAAGATACTTTATTTGGGGGTCTGGTGTCAAACCTTCAG ATTGCTGAACTCTTGGCAGTCATGGCCAAGAATCGTGATCTTTCATATTGTAAAATAGTGGAGGCAATTGCAGAGACAACTTCACCGCTGACTCCCATGGAGGGACTTCTTGCAAGGATACCTTCTCAACGCCCTTACATTTCTTCACCCAAG AAACCAGATATTGCAGTTGTCAGCATTCCAGATCCCCCTGCAAATGTTGTGGCTAAGGAACCTAAAGTAGCCACTCAACAAGAAACTGCACAACCTAAACCAGTGGCAAATCAGCCACTTTCTCCCTATATTGT TTATGATGATTTGAAGCCACCATCATCTCCTTCTCCATCTCAGCCTGGTGGTGGGAAACAAACGAAGATCAGTGAGACAGTGCCACAACCAAGTGCTTCTGATACTCCAAGTAGTGTGCTGGGAGTAGATGGCGACTCTCAGACAACATCGTCATCTAAAGTGGAGAAGCCTCTTTCTCCTTATGTAGT ATATCCTGACTTAAAGCCTCCCACGTCACCATCTCCTAATGCACCAACTGTATCAGTTTCCACACCTGCTGCAGCTGGGGTGCCAAAGATAGACACAATATCAAGCAATGGACCAGCCCAACTTTCGACAGCAGATGAACCAAAGAAAGAACATCTCCCTGAACCCAAGTCAACACCACTTTCACCTTATACCAT GTATGAGGACTTGAAGCCTCCTGCATCACCATCACCTTCCTTCAGAAATTCTTAG